The following proteins come from a genomic window of Eleutherodactylus coqui strain aEleCoq1 unplaced genomic scaffold, aEleCoq1.hap1 HAP1_SCAFFOLD_161, whole genome shotgun sequence:
- the LOC136599314 gene encoding histone H3 → MARTKQTARKSTGGKAPRKQLATKAARKSAPATGGVKKPHRYRPGTVALREIRRYQKSTELLIRKLPFQRLVREIAQDFKTDLRFQSSAVMALQEASEAYLVGLFEDTNLCAIHAKRVTIMPKDIQLARRIRGERA, encoded by the coding sequence ATGGCCAGAACCAAGCAGACCGCTCGTAAATCCACCGGAGGGAAAGCTCCCCGCAAGCAGCTGGCTACGAAGGCCGCCAGGAAGAGCGCTCCTGCCACCGGCGGAGTGAAGAAGCCTCACCGCTACCGTCCAGGTACagtggctctccgtgaaatccgtCGCTACCAGAAGTCCACCGAGCTGCTGATCCGTAAGCTTCCCTTCCAGCGCCTGGTGAGAGAGATCGCCCAGGACTTCAAGACTGACCTGCGCTTCCAGAGCTCAGCGGTCATGGCCCTGCAGGAGGCCAGCGAGGCTTACCTGGTAGGACTGTTCGAGGACACCAATCTGTGCGCCATCCACGCCAAGCGGGTCACCATTATGCCCAAAGACATCCAGCTGGCCCGCAGGATTCGTGGAGAGAGGGCTTAG